Proteins encoded together in one Nyctibius grandis isolate bNycGra1 chromosome 1, bNycGra1.pri, whole genome shotgun sequence window:
- the LOC137676342 gene encoding glutathione S-transferase, whose translation MAGKPKLHYTKGRGKMESIRWLLAAAGVEFEEQFIETKEDLEKLRNDGVLMFQQVPMVEIDGMKMVQTRAILSYIAAKYNLYGKDLKERAWIDMYVEGTTDLMGMIMYLPLQPADAKEKNLALIIERATTRYFPVYEKALKDHGHDYLVGNKLSWADIHLLEAILMAEECKPDILSAFPVLQAFKGRTSNIPTIKKFLQPGSQRKPPPDDKFIASVRKIFNI comes from the exons ATGGCGGGGAAACCCAAGCTGCACTACAcgaagggaagggggaagatgGAGTCAATCCGATGGCTGTTAGCAGCAGCCGGGGTTGAg tttgagGAACAATTCATAGAAACAAAGGAAGACCTAGAAAAATTACGCAATG ATGGAGTCCTGATGTTCCAGCAAGTGCCCATGGTGGAGATAGATGGGATGAAGATGGTGCAGACTAGAGCCATCCTCAGCTACATAGCAGCAAAGTACAATCTCTATGGGAAAGACCTGAAGGAGAGAGCCTG gATTGATATGTATGTGGAGGGAACAACAGACCTGATGGGAATGATCATGTATCTCCCTCTTCAACCAGCTGAcgcaaaagaaaagaatcttGCCTTAATCATTGAACGAGCTACAACTAGGTACTTTCCTGTTTATGAAAAG GCCTTAAAAGACCATGGGCATGATTATCTTGTTGGCAACAAATTAAGCTGGGCAGACATCCATCTGCTGGAAGCCATTTTAATGGCAGAAGAATGTAAGCCTGACATACTGTCTGCATTCCCTGTGCTACAG GCTTTTAAAGGAAGAACAAGCAACATTCCAACAATCAAAAAATTCTTGCAGCCTGGCAGCCAGAGGAAGCCACCACCAGATGATAAGTTTATTGCCAGTGTGAGGAAAATATTCAACATCTAA